A single window of Nicotiana tomentosiformis chromosome 1, ASM39032v3, whole genome shotgun sequence DNA harbors:
- the LOC104101898 gene encoding uncharacterized protein, whose amino-acid sequence MEAGDEALEMVDSKDLQQQSKALDKLTDHVEDRQLDSSRVQTAMASIYASKEADLQAMRMREKELAAVKINAVDIDIIANELEVDKKVVERTLREHKGDDIAAIRHLLN is encoded by the coding sequence ATGGAAGCGGGAGACGAAGCACTAGAAATGGTGGACTCAAAGGATTTGCAGCAGCAAAGCAAAGCCCTTGATAAGCTCACTGACCATGTCGAAGATCGTCAGCTCGATTCCTCCCGTGTTCAAACGGCTATGGCTTCAATTTATGCATCCAAAGAAGCTGATCTTCAAGCTATGAGGATGAGGGAAAAGGAACTAGCTGCTGTTAAGATCAATGCTGTTGATATTGATATAATTGCAAATGAACTGGAGGTGGACAAGAAGGTTGTTGAAAGGACTTTGAGAGAGCATAAAGGTGATGATATAGCTGCAATAAGGCATTTGCTGAATTAG